In one window of Nothobranchius furzeri strain GRZ-AD chromosome 11, NfurGRZ-RIMD1, whole genome shotgun sequence DNA:
- the LOC129163925 gene encoding spectrin beta chain, non-erythrocytic 5-like produces MAEEAPMVQAQQQEHLGSAPGKTVRLGVQMTANFNSIKELNNCWRSLQQLAEDRSNMLGSAHEVQRFHRDADETKEWIEEKNQALNTDNYGHDLASVQALQREHEGFEHDLAALGDKVRFLIGTRTRVVSGDTFFMVLVTPPQPFLISNQRGAFLFKVDGGHKLTPEDCLSFGFLSTSLDTDLYSRIWIFNTRTSSPASITHLSSHPVPHPPGRPASLHLCSLSCASSLPLPPPANTYTHHNAELLLQFQPQTYLCTLSSSL; encoded by the exons atggctgaggaggctcctatggttcaggctcag caacaagaacatctgggttctgctcctggaaag accgtacggttgggcgttcagatgacggctaactttaattccatcaag gagctgaacaactgctggcgctcgctgcaacagctggctgaagaccggagcaacatgctgggcagcgcccatgaggtgcagcgcttccacag agatgctgatgagaccaaagagtggatcgaggagaagaaccaggccctgaacacagacaactacggccacgacctggccagcgttcaggctctgcagcgtgaacatgaaggctttgagcatgacctggcagctctgggtgataaggtccgcttcctgatcggtaccaggacccgggttgtctctggagacacgttcttcatggttctggtgactccaccccagccgttcctgatcagcaatcagcggggtgctttcctatttaaggtggatggaggacacaagttgacgccagaagattgcctcagttttg gattcctgtcgacctcattggatactgacctctactccaggatttggatattcaacacacggacctcatcaccagcctccataacccacctctcatctcacccagtgccccatccaccaggacgccccgcttctctccacctctgctccctctcctgcgcttcctctttacctctccctcctccagccaacacatacacccaccaca acgctgagctgttgttgcagttccaaccacagacttatctgtgcaccttaagttcctccttataa
- the LOC139073101 gene encoding uncharacterized protein: MAALEKEGLLQPPFSDSSDLPLKQDMEDGQTVKAATSVPVGAAPERLSVPDEQDALSRQTPFTGESLSTTSSAASMENARLRLRLARMKYEAEEKSRLQQIELEIRRCEIEAETKLKLKRMELEYQARGGVSSTTNYEHERSMDKQRNECDISKCLVLVPTFRESEVDSYFATFERLAAALDWPQEVWSTMLQCKLTGKAQEVIASLSLSDSMDYNKVKAAVLVAYELVPEAYRQKFRSQHVKLSTQTYVEFSREKALMFEKWILASKVETLQDLKELILLEEFKKCLPERLALYLNERRVSSLSSAALLADEFVLTHRVGGVHPGESARPVSVTPFRNSPSPPRPQKPRCYYCHLVGHVARDCVILKRRNEKRGSAAQPVGFVSKSGENNRGFGPFMSEGQVSLTESCEKVTPVKILRDTGASQTLISQKVLPFDDLSSTGSSVLLAGVNAVPVSRPLHRIYLRSGLFTGLCEVAVCPSLPVEGVALLLGNDLAGGAVIPPPVVKENIAPGECEETPAGVLPACVCTRSQAKRTHEILDLSSLFDDSQSDVLNPAETTSSTHLVTNEVLSNMFPLSPASLEAEQRSDKTLTDCFEHVGKKINGTTGYVIKNDVFLRNWCKPVAKNITDRRRKICVPNVNMLERYLSPQTTAQPPGEAAVCAAAAITPVLDEVTQTHLVAPELPLCSIYLDNIVTHTSSWDDLLALENPVTHLEPTSFTTNLATHCFYKKVAAVVATLTFLLSPKVPFVLDVGAQASCDGCKHMKPPPERNRECHR, translated from the coding sequence ATGGCCGCGTTGGAAAAGGAAGGTTTGTTACAACCTCCTTTCAGTGACTCTTCTGATTTGCCCCTGAAACAGGACATGGAGGATGGACAGACTGTGAAAGCTGCTACTTCCGTTCCTGTGGGTGCTGCACCCGAGCGCCTTTCTGTCCCAGATGAACAGGACGCTCTTTCGCGGCAGACGCCGTTCACAGGAGAGAGTTTATCCACCACTTCCTCTGCTGCTAGTATGGAGAATGCACGTCTTCGTCTCAGGCTGGCCCGCATGAAGTATGAGGCTGAGGAAAAGTCCCGATTGCAGCAAATCGAACTGGAGATCCGCCGCTGTGAGATCGAGGCTGAAACAAAGTTAAAACTGAAACGTATGGAGTTGGAATACCAAGCAAGAGGAGGTGTTTCTTCTACTACAAACTATGAGCACGAGAGGTCCATGGACAAACAGAGAAACGAGTGTGACATCAGCAAGTGCCTTGTTCTGGTGCCGACTTTCCGGGAGAGCGAGGTTGACAGCTACTTCGCTACATTCGAGCGTCTGGCTGCTGCTTTAGACTGGCCCCAAGAGGTGTGGTCCACTATGCTGCAGTGTAAGTTAACCGGAAAGGCTCAAGAGGTAATTGCTTCTCTTTCTTTATCTGACAgcatggattataataaagtgaaagctgctgttcttgttgcttatgagttggttcctgaagcctatcgtcagaagttccggtcacagcatgtaaaactctccacgcaaacttatgttgagttctctagagaaaaagctctgatgtttgagaaatggatccttgcctcaaaggttgaaactctacaggatcttaaagagctaattctcctggaggaatttaagaagtgtttgccagagaggttggcattatatttaaatgaaagaagagtctcttctctctcctcagccGCCCTACTGGCGGATGAGTTTGTGTTGACGCACCGTGTTGGTGGTGTTCATCCGGGTGAATCTGCTCGCCCTGTGTCAGTAACACCTTTTAGaaactctccttctcctcctcgtcctcaGAAACCTCGCTGTTATTATTGCCACCTGGTGGGGCATGTCGCGAGAGATTGTGTAATCCTCAAGCGGAGGAATGAAAAAAGAGGGTCTGCTGCGCAGCCCGTGGGTTTTGTCTCCAAGTCGGGAGAAAATAACCGTGGTTTTGGTCCTTTCATGTCAGAAGGACAAGTGTCTCTTACAGAAAGCTGTGAAAAGGTGACCCCTGTTAAGATTTTAAGAGACACTGGGGCTTCTCAGACGTTAATTTCACAGAAAGTGTTGCCATTTGATGACTTGAGCTCTACCGGCTCTTCCGTGTTGTTGGCTGGAGTAAATGCTGTGCCTGTTTCTCGCCCGCTTCACAGGATTTACTTAAGGAGTGGACTCTTTACTGGGTTGTGTGAAGTAGCAGTCTGCCCTTCCTTGCCTGTGGAAGGTGTAGCTCTTCTTTTAGGGaacgacttggctggaggtgcgGTCATTCCTCCCCCAGTGGTGAAAGAGAACATCGCACCCGGAGAGTGTGAGGAGACTCCCGCAGGAGTGCTCCCCGCTTGTGTGTGTACCCGATCTCAAGCTAAGAGAACGCATGAGATTTTGGATCTCTCCAGTTTGTTTGACGATTCGCAGAGTGATGTTCTTAATCCCGCTGAAACAACTTCTTCCACTCATCTGGTCACAAATGAAGTGTTGTCCAACATGTTTCCGCTAAGTCCGGCTTCTTTGGAGGCGGAACAACGGTCTGATAAAACTCTgaccgactgctttgagcatgtgggaaagaaaataaatggaacTACTGGTTATGTTATTAAGAATGATGTGTTTCTGAGAAATTGGTGTAAACCAGTAGCTAAAAACATCACAGACCGTCGCAGGAAAATTTGTGTTCCTAATGTTAACATGTTAGAAAGATATCTGTCTCCTCAGACTACTGCACAACCACCCGGTGAGGCCGCGGTGTGCGCAGCCGCTGCCATCACTCCAGTTCTGGATGAGGTTACTCAAACCCATCTAGTGGCGCCAGAACTTCCTTTGTGCAGCATTTATCTGGATAACATAGTTACTCACACTTCCTCCTGGGATGACctgttggctttggaaaatcctgttACTCATCTGGAACCGACCAGTTTCACCACGAACCTCGCAACTCATTGTTTTTATAAGAAAGTTGCTGCTGTGGTAGCTACACTAACATTTTTACTGTCTCCAAAGGTCCCGTTTGTATTGGATGTTGGTGCtcaagcatcctgtgatggctgcaaacacatgaagccgccaccggaaaggaaccgagaatgtcatcgctga